Proteins encoded in a region of the Azospirillum sp. TSH58 genome:
- a CDS encoding GMC family oxidoreductase → MNHSTSDGFEEFNRPIRDNQTQRLSDLKPAYDFIVCGAGASGSVIARRLADSADCSVLLIEAGGSDEDEAVLNPALWPTNLGGQRDWGFQAEPNPHLDGRALPMSMGKVLGGGSSINVMVWARGHRADWDYFAEQSGDAGWNYEAVLGIYRRIENWQGAPDPHHRGSSGPVWVQPAQNPSPIADAFLGAAGSLGIPRYDSPNGRMMETAGGVAYTDMLVRDGRRNSLYRAYVHPVADRPNLTILTDTLVRRVLLDGTTATGVEVERGGRTLSIMAGSEVILSTGAINTPKLLMLSGIGDRSQLDRHGIPVVRHLPGVGRGLQDHVSFGCTWEYREPIAPRASGSEATLYWKSRPELEAPDLLFCQVEFPVPSERTAARGVPDHGWTMFAGLAQPYSRGEVRLRSADPAAAPLVDPNMLSDPRDLETARACVRLCREIGNDAAFAPYVRREIIPGVGAAVDDQFLRDAAVTYWHQCGTARMGMDDLSVVDASLAVHGIDRLRVADGSILPRVTTGNTQAPCAIVGERAADILQRRHRL, encoded by the coding sequence ATGAACCATTCCACCTCCGACGGCTTCGAGGAGTTCAACCGACCCATCCGCGACAATCAGACGCAAAGACTCTCCGACCTCAAGCCTGCCTATGACTTCATCGTCTGCGGTGCGGGCGCATCGGGATCCGTGATCGCGCGCCGTCTGGCTGACAGCGCCGACTGCTCCGTGCTCCTCATCGAAGCGGGGGGCAGCGACGAGGACGAGGCGGTGCTGAATCCGGCATTATGGCCCACGAATCTCGGCGGTCAGCGCGACTGGGGCTTCCAGGCCGAGCCAAACCCGCATCTGGACGGCCGCGCGCTTCCCATGTCCATGGGCAAGGTGCTCGGCGGTGGGTCGAGCATCAATGTCATGGTGTGGGCAAGGGGTCATCGCGCCGACTGGGATTACTTCGCGGAACAATCCGGCGATGCCGGCTGGAACTATGAGGCGGTTCTCGGCATCTACCGACGCATCGAGAACTGGCAGGGTGCGCCGGACCCGCATCACCGCGGCAGTTCCGGGCCGGTGTGGGTGCAGCCCGCACAGAATCCGAGTCCGATCGCCGACGCTTTCCTCGGCGCGGCCGGGTCCCTCGGCATTCCGCGCTATGACAGCCCCAATGGCAGGATGATGGAGACCGCGGGAGGCGTGGCCTACACCGACATGCTGGTGCGGGACGGACGGCGGAACTCGCTCTACCGCGCCTATGTCCATCCTGTGGCCGACAGACCGAACCTCACGATCCTGACCGATACGCTCGTGCGCCGCGTGCTCCTCGACGGGACGACGGCGACCGGCGTCGAGGTCGAACGAGGCGGCCGGACTCTGTCGATCATGGCAGGCTCGGAGGTCATCCTGTCCACCGGCGCCATCAACACGCCCAAACTGCTCATGCTGTCGGGGATCGGCGACAGGAGCCAACTCGACCGGCACGGCATTCCGGTCGTACGTCACCTGCCCGGCGTCGGCCGCGGCCTGCAGGATCATGTGTCGTTCGGCTGCACCTGGGAGTATCGGGAGCCGATTGCTCCACGCGCCAGCGGGAGCGAGGCGACCCTCTACTGGAAAAGCCGCCCCGAACTGGAGGCGCCGGACCTTCTGTTCTGCCAGGTCGAGTTCCCCGTTCCCAGCGAGCGCACGGCGGCGCGCGGCGTCCCCGATCATGGGTGGACGATGTTCGCCGGGCTGGCGCAGCCCTACAGCCGTGGCGAGGTGCGGCTGCGGTCGGCGGACCCGGCCGCGGCGCCTTTGGTCGATCCCAACATGCTGTCCGATCCGCGGGACTTGGAGACGGCGCGCGCCTGCGTGCGGCTATGCCGCGAGATCGGGAACGATGCGGCTTTCGCGCCCTATGTCCGGCGCGAGATCATCCCCGGGGTGGGAGCGGCGGTCGACGATCAATTCCTCCGCGACGCGGCGGTGACCTATTGGCACCAATGTGGGACGGCTCGGATGGGCATGGATGACTTGTCGGTCGTCGACGCGTCGCTGGCGGTTCACGGTATCGACCGGCTGCGCGTCGCGGACGGCTCGATACTCCCAAGGGTGACGACGGGCAACACGCAAGCACCGTGCGCGATCGTGGGCGAGCGTGCGGCTGACATCCTGCAGCGGCGGCACAGGTTGTAG
- a CDS encoding DUF4167 domain-containing protein, which translates to MPFDNPAGDRARRQARFGKSAQRHAAQGTPAPSQPKVNGSAQQKHAQWLARASDAERSGDAVEAETCRQHAEHWFRVAHDRNDV; encoded by the coding sequence ATGCCTTTTGACAATCCGGCGGGTGATCGGGCCCGTCGGCAAGCACGGTTCGGCAAGTCAGCCCAACGGCACGCCGCGCAGGGGACCCCGGCGCCCTCGCAACCCAAGGTGAACGGTTCCGCCCAGCAGAAGCACGCCCAGTGGCTTGCCCGCGCCAGCGACGCCGAACGGTCCGGCGATGCCGTCGAAGCCGAGACCTGTCGCCAACATGCGGAGCATTGGTTCCGTGTCGCCCACGACCGCAACGACGTCTGA
- a CDS encoding alpha/beta fold hydrolase produces MKSTLQALILAASVVTLPQSAAQAQPTGQSVDQTAVKNVVLVHGAFADGSGWRKVYQDLTTRGYRVTIVQNPLTSFDDDVAATRRALDRQDGPAVLVGHSWGGTIITEAGVHPKVRGLVYVSALSPDAGETTAQQYSGYTTPPEFVIETSEDGFGFIKPDNFAAGFAADATKADVDFLTASQVPINMASFGVTLRQAAWRTKPSWAVIATEDKAFDQRMLQDMAKRIGAKVTNVPASHAVYFTQSEVVATVIDEAARQSGAVSP; encoded by the coding sequence ATGAAGAGCACGCTTCAAGCCCTGATCCTGGCCGCTTCGGTCGTCACCCTGCCGCAGTCGGCCGCGCAGGCGCAGCCGACAGGCCAGTCCGTCGATCAGACGGCTGTCAAGAATGTCGTCCTTGTCCATGGCGCCTTTGCCGACGGATCGGGATGGCGGAAGGTCTATCAGGACCTGACCACCCGCGGATACCGGGTCACGATCGTCCAGAATCCGCTCACCTCTTTCGACGATGATGTGGCGGCCACACGGCGCGCGCTCGATCGGCAGGATGGGCCCGCCGTTCTGGTCGGCCACAGCTGGGGCGGCACCATCATCACCGAAGCCGGTGTCCATCCCAAGGTGCGTGGTCTGGTCTATGTGTCTGCCCTGTCGCCCGACGCCGGCGAGACCACCGCGCAGCAATACAGCGGCTACACGACACCGCCCGAGTTCGTCATCGAGACGAGCGAGGACGGCTTCGGCTTCATCAAGCCCGATAATTTCGCCGCCGGCTTCGCGGCGGATGCGACGAAGGCCGACGTCGATTTCCTGACGGCGTCGCAGGTTCCGATCAATATGGCGAGCTTCGGCGTGACGCTCCGGCAGGCCGCCTGGCGGACCAAGCCCAGTTGGGCGGTGATCGCGACGGAGGACAAGGCATTCGATCAGCGGATGCTCCAGGACATGGCGAAACGCATCGGCGCGAAGGTCACGAACGTCCCGGCCAGCCATGCCGTCTACTTCACGCAGTCGGAGGTCGTCGCGACGGTGATCGACGAAGCGGCCCGGCAGTCGGGCGCGGTTTCGCCCTGA